A single genomic interval of Bos javanicus breed banteng chromosome 8, ARS-OSU_banteng_1.0, whole genome shotgun sequence harbors:
- the ATOSB gene encoding atos homolog protein B: MRHVQAETSPSSEPEAGPSQPAVRQGALQGGLLMGYSPAGGATSPGVYQVSIFSPPAGASEPPRALKRPAPPTEGPRELKRGPGLGAREGLSPEEPPTVGLLGPEGLGLKLGVASQHFCHHGLCVVEQGGSSTSPWTSGARSSPLPPSNASCSTLHTRDWASPDPRGQGSLGSSLGPAPPGQLHTLDTDLHSLAQIGGKSLVSGVGNGGSPWPRESPGTANGCSPEHTPPGPGPPGPCPTKRRLLPAGEALDVSSEDEGPAPRRRRGTLGHPPAANSSDAKATPFWSHLLPGPKEPVLDPTDCNPMGRRLKGARRLKLSSLRSLRKGPGLLSPPSASPVPTPAVSRTLLGNFEESLLRGRFAPSGRIEGFTAEIGASGSYCPQHVTLPVTVTFFDVSEQNAPAPFLGVVDLSPLGRKGYSVPKVGTIQVTLFNPNQTVVKMFLVTFDFSDMPAAHMTFLRHRLFLVPVGEEGNAGPTRRLLCYLLHLRFRSSRSGRLSLHGDIRLLFSRRSLELDTGLPYELQAVTEAPHNPRYSPLP, translated from the exons ATGCGCCACGTGCAGGCGGAGACGTCTCCATCCTCAGAGCCAGAGGCTGGCCCTTCGCAGCCTGCAGTCAGGCAGGGGGCCCTCCAGGGTGGCCTGctcatgggctacagcccagCGGGGGGGGCGACATCCCCCGGGGTCTACCAGGTATCCATCTTTTCCCCTCCAGCTGGTGCCTCTGAGCCTCCTAGGGCCCTGAAACGGCCAGCCCCACCTACCGAGGGTCCCAGGGAGCTGAAGAGAGGCCCCGGACTAGGGGCCAGAGAGGGACTGTCCCCTGAAGAGCCACCTACTGTGGGGCTCTTGGGCCCAGAGGGACTGGGGCTGAAACTGGGCGTGGCCAGCCAACATTTCTGCCATCACGGCCTCTGTGTTGTGGAACAAGGAGGTAGCTCCACCTCACCTTGGACTTCGGGGGCCCGAAGTTCCCCCTTGCCCCCATCAAATGCTTCCTGCAGTACTTTGCACACCAGAGACTGGGCTTCCCCAGATCCAAGGGGACAGGGGTCCCTGGGGTCGTCCCTGGGGCCAGCCCCTCCAGGCCAGCTGCACACACTTGACACTGATTTGCACAGTCTTGCACAAATAGGGGGTAAGAGCCTAGTGTCTGGGGTGGGCAATGGGGGCAGCCCCTGGCCTAGGGAGTCCCCTGGCACTGCCAATGGGTGCAGCCCCGAGCACACACCCCCTGGCCCCGGACCTCCAGGCCCCTGCCCCACCAAGCGAAGGCTGCTTCCTGCTGGAGAAGCCCTGGATGTCAGCTCTGAGGATGAGGGGCCAGCCCCTCGGAGGCGCCGGGGAACCCTGGGCCACCCTCCTGCTGCCAACAGTTCTGATGCCAAAGCCACACCCTTCTGGAGCCACCTGCTGCCTGGGCCCAAGGAGCCTGTGCTG GACCCAACAGACTGTAATCCCATGGGGCGGAGGCTGAAAGGTGCCCGTCGCCTGAAGCT GAGCTCCCTTCGAAGCCTCCGGAAGGGACCAGGCCTGCTGAGCCCTCCCAGTGCCTCCCCTGTTCCTACCCCTGCTGTCAGCCGTACCCTGTTGGGCAACTTTGAG GAATCATTGCTGCGAGGACGCTTCGCACCGTCCGGCCGCATTGAGGGCTTCACAGCAGAGATTGGAGCTAGTGGATCCTACTGCCCTCAGCATGTCACGCTGCCCGTCACTGTCACCTTCTTTGATGTTTCTGAGCAAAATGCCCCGGCTCCCTTCCTG GGCGTCGTGGACCTGAGTCCCCTGGGGAGGAAGGGTTACAGCGTGCCCAAGGTGGGCACCATCCAAGTG ACCTTATTTAACCCCAACCAGACTGTGGTGAAGATGTTCCTCGTGACCTTTGACTTTTCGGACATGCCTGCTGCCCATATGACCTTCCTGCGCCACCGCCTCTTTTTGGTGCCTGTGGGTGAGGAGGGGAATGCTGGCCCCACCCGCCGCCTCCTCTGCTACTTATTGCACCTCAG GTTCCGGAGCTCCCGCTCAGGCCGCTTAAGCCTGCATGGCGACATCCGCCTGCTTTTTTCCCGCCGGAGCCTGGAACTGGACACAGGGCTCCCCTACGAACTGCAGGCTGTGACCGAGGCCCCTCACAATCCACGTTACTCACCTTTGCCCTGA
- the STOML2 gene encoding stomatin-like protein 2, mitochondrial, translating to MLARAARGTGALLLKGSVQASARAPRRASSGLPRNTVVLFVPQQEAWVVERMGRFHRILEPGLNILIPVLDRIRYVQSLKEIVINVPEQSAVTLDNVTLQIDGVLYLRIMDPYKASYGVEDPEYAVTQLAQTTMRSELGKLSLDKVFRERESLNASIVDAINQAADCWGIRCLRYEIKDIHVPPRVKESMQMQVEAERRKRATVLESEGTRESAINVAEGKKQAQILASEAEKAEQINQAAGEASAVLAKAKAKAEAIRILAAALTQHNGDAAASLTVAEQYVSAFSKLAKDSNTILLPSNPGDVTSMVAQAMGVYGALTKAPIPEAQDSVSSRSSRDVRSTDASLDEELDRVKLS from the exons ATGCTGGCGCGCGCGGCGCGGGGGACTGGGGCCCTTTTGCTGAAG GGCTCCGTCCAGGCTTCTGCCCGCGCTCCGCGCCGCGCCTCCTCTGGATTGCCCCGAAACACCGTGGTCCTGTTTGTGCCacagcaggaggcctgggtggTGGAGCGAATGGGCCGATTCCACCGGATCCTGGAGCCT GGCTTGAATATCCTCATCCCTGTGTTAGACCGGATCCGATATGTGCAGAGTCTCAAGGAAATTGTCATCAACGTGCCTGAGCAGTCTGCTGTGACACTTG ACAATGTAACGCTGCAAATTGATGGAGTCCTTTACCTCCGAATCATGGACCCCTACAAG GCAAGCTATGGTGTGGAAGACCCTGAGTATGCTGTCACCCAGCTAGCTCAGACAACCATGAGATCAGAGCTCGGCAAACTCTCTCTGGACAAAGTCTTCCGG GAGCGGGAGTCCCTCAATGCTAGCATCGTGGATGCCATCAACCAGGCTGCCGACTGCTGGGGCATCCGCTGCCTCCGTTATGAGATCAAGGATATCCATGTACCACCCCGGGTGAAGGAGTCCATGCAGATGCAG GTGGAGGCAGAGCGGCGGAAACGGGCCACAGTTCTAGAGTCTGAGGGGACTCGAGAGTCAGCCATCAACGTGGCAGAGGGAAAGAAGCAGGCACAGATCCTGGCCTCCGAGGCAGAGAAGGCTGAACAAATAAATCAGGCAGCAG gaGAGGCCAGTGCAGTTCTGGCCAAGGCCAAGGCTAAAGCTGAAGCTATTCGCATCTTGGCTGCAGCTCTGACACAACAT AATGGAGATGCAGCAGCTTCACTGACTGTGGCCGAGCAGTACGTCAGCGCGTTCTCTAAACTGGCCAAGGACTCCAACACCATCCTGCTGCCCTCCAACCCCGGCGACGTTACCAGTATGGTGGCTCAG GCCATGGGTGTGTATGGGGCCCTCACCAAAGCCCCGATACCGGAAGCCCAGGACTCAGTCtccagcaggagcagcagagatGTCCGGAGCACAGATGCGAGTCTGGATGAGGAACTTGATCGAGTCAAGCTGAGTTAA